One region of Desulfovibrio sp. JC022 genomic DNA includes:
- a CDS encoding 4Fe-4S dicluster domain-containing protein, translating to MAKFIKSDKVSAWLEELGQKHEVLAPRGEGDSIVFKPYDAKKGFNIEREATAPPKKACFPQSETLVKFSHIKDLENPEKVALDVKETIPDSSWVVFGSRPCDARGFTMFDRVYLNGKHVDVYYKARRENTFFITLACEKGETTCFCNWVGSGPSDPTGSDVLMVPVDGGYFLEAVSDRGEALLASSLLEDGGSKQAEADKVRADADQSMGEAQDLSKAPAKLLEAFDDMGFWEEQSAKCLSCGACTYLCPTCYCFNITDESDGVKGERIRSWDNCMSSMFTMEASGHNPRPTKAHRLKNRVGHKFSYYPDLHDGVISCCGCGRCIKSCPVGVDIREIVLNAIAYEAKEKAND from the coding sequence ATGGCAAAATTCATCAAATCCGATAAGGTATCGGCATGGCTGGAAGAACTGGGCCAGAAACACGAAGTGCTCGCTCCCAGAGGCGAGGGCGATTCCATTGTGTTCAAGCCCTACGACGCCAAAAAAGGTTTCAACATCGAACGTGAAGCAACCGCCCCTCCGAAAAAGGCCTGCTTCCCCCAGAGTGAAACCCTCGTTAAATTCAGCCACATTAAAGATCTTGAGAATCCAGAGAAAGTTGCTCTTGATGTTAAGGAAACCATTCCCGATTCATCATGGGTAGTTTTCGGCAGCCGTCCCTGTGACGCGCGCGGATTCACCATGTTCGACCGTGTTTACCTGAACGGTAAGCACGTGGACGTATATTACAAAGCCCGCAGGGAAAACACCTTCTTCATCACCCTCGCGTGTGAAAAAGGCGAAACCACCTGCTTCTGCAACTGGGTTGGTTCCGGCCCGTCTGATCCTACCGGGTCTGACGTGCTCATGGTTCCCGTTGACGGCGGCTACTTCCTCGAAGCAGTCAGCGACCGCGGTGAAGCACTGCTCGCCAGCTCCCTGCTGGAAGACGGCGGTTCCAAACAGGCTGAAGCGGACAAAGTCCGTGCCGACGCCGACCAGTCCATGGGCGAAGCACAGGACCTTTCCAAAGCTCCCGCAAAGCTTCTTGAAGCTTTCGACGACATGGGTTTCTGGGAAGAGCAGTCCGCTAAATGCCTCAGCTGCGGTGCATGCACCTATCTCTGTCCCACCTGCTACTGCTTCAACATCACCGATGAATCCGACGGAGTCAAAGGTGAGCGCATCAGAAGCTGGGACAACTGCATGTCCTCCATGTTCACCATGGAAGCCAGCGGACACAACCCCCGCCCCACCAAGGCCCACCGCCTGAAAAACAGGGTCGGCCACAAATTCAGCTACTACCCGGACCTGCATGACGGAGTTATCTCCTGCTGCGGTTGCGGTCGCTGCATCAAGAGCTGCCCCGTTGGCGTGGATATCCGCGAAATCGTCCTGAACGCTATTGCATATGAAGCAAAGGAGAAGGCAAATGACTAG
- a CDS encoding FAD/NAD(P)-binding protein, with translation MTSNPYLPAMATIQEVIKETHNIMTFRVTLNNPEIRKNFTFEPGQVGQLSAFGIGEATFVINSTPTRMDYLQFSVMRTGEVTEKLHTLSAGDQIGVRAPLGNCFPYEEMKGKDIVFVGGGIGMAPLRTLLYYMLDNRKDYGKITLLYGARSPVDMAFSYELPEWMERDDLDTHLTIDAEYEGWEHNVGLIPNVLLDIKPSAKNAYAVTCGPPIMIKFTVQALAKLGFKDDQIITTLEKRMKCGVGICGRCNIGTSYVCQDGPVYTYEQLKALPNEM, from the coding sequence ATGACTAGCAATCCTTATCTTCCGGCAATGGCCACCATTCAGGAGGTCATCAAGGAAACTCACAATATCATGACTTTCCGGGTAACACTCAACAACCCGGAAATCAGAAAAAACTTCACCTTTGAACCCGGTCAGGTAGGACAGCTGTCCGCCTTCGGTATCGGTGAAGCAACATTCGTAATCAACTCCACCCCCACCCGCATGGATTACCTGCAATTCAGTGTCATGCGCACCGGTGAAGTTACTGAAAAGCTGCACACCTTAAGTGCCGGCGACCAGATCGGCGTGCGCGCACCATTGGGTAACTGCTTTCCTTACGAAGAGATGAAAGGCAAGGATATTGTCTTCGTCGGTGGTGGTATCGGTATGGCTCCTCTGCGTACCCTGCTCTACTACATGCTGGATAACCGTAAAGATTACGGCAAGATTACCCTGCTTTACGGCGCAAGAAGCCCTGTAGATATGGCTTTCAGCTACGAACTGCCCGAATGGATGGAACGCGATGACCTCGATACCCATCTGACCATTGATGCAGAATACGAAGGCTGGGAACACAACGTTGGACTTATCCCCAACGTACTGCTGGACATCAAGCCCTCAGCTAAAAACGCATACGCTGTCACTTGTGGACCGCCGATCATGATCAAATTCACCGTGCAGGCTCTTGCCAAGCTCGGTTTCAAGGATGATCAGATCATCACCACTCTTGAAAAACGTATGAAATGCGGCGTCGGCATCTGCGGCCGCTGCAACATCGGCACCAGCTACGTATGTCAGGACGGTCCTGTCTACACATACGAACAGCTCAAGGCACTGCCGAACGAAATGTAA
- a CDS encoding response regulator, whose amino-acid sequence MKILLVDDEKINTLSASRLLEKQGYSVTTACNGLEALDKLEESDFDCILMDIQMPEMDGYEAIARIRDKFVFGEKSQTPIIAMTGHCYSDAFEEFKRAEIKHYVCKPFDFKTLLDVIEKATS is encoded by the coding sequence ATGAAAATCCTGCTAGTTGATGACGAAAAAATTAATACACTATCCGCTTCACGTCTGCTTGAAAAACAGGGCTATTCTGTTACTACTGCCTGCAATGGCCTTGAAGCCCTTGATAAGCTGGAAGAATCAGATTTCGACTGTATCCTGATGGATATCCAGATGCCGGAAATGGATGGCTATGAAGCAATCGCCAGAATCCGGGACAAATTTGTTTTCGGCGAGAAGTCCCAAACACCCATCATAGCCATGACCGGGCATTGCTATTCCGATGCCTTTGAAGAATTCAAGCGGGCCGAAATCAAACACTACGTCTGCAAGCCCTTTGATTTTAAGACCCTGCTTGATGTTATTGAAAAAGCGACTAGTTAA
- a CDS encoding NAD(P)/FAD-dependent oxidoreductase — protein sequence MSNTSSIYDVIILGAGASGLYCAMHAAARGRKVLVLDHSGKAGRKIRVAGGGKCNFTNMDVAADNYISANPHFVKSALARHNQWDIISLVSEAGIEYEEREDGQLFTLEGAGLIAGLLVSKCHRAGVETLMNREIESISGEGPFVVKSGGQSFEAPALVVALGSPAWPQVGATPFGYKIAEQYGLKTIPARPSLVPFTIGGRDGKFCKELSGNALPVSIECEGRVFRSDMLFTHKGISGPAVLQISNYWRRGSALTINLLPAHDISELLEAHRTENVALKNFLARYFTRKMVELLLDGQDSDTAISQLTKERRLALAERIHSWMVKPQGTEGFAKAEVASGGVDTDEISSKTMESKKVPGLYFIGEVLDVTGWLGGYNLQWAWSSGYAAAQFV from the coding sequence ATGAGCAATACCTCTTCAATCTACGATGTAATTATTCTCGGCGCGGGCGCGTCCGGGCTTTATTGTGCCATGCATGCTGCTGCGCGCGGGCGTAAGGTGCTGGTGCTGGACCATTCCGGTAAGGCGGGGCGTAAGATCCGTGTTGCCGGGGGCGGTAAGTGCAACTTTACCAATATGGATGTTGCTGCGGATAACTATATTTCGGCAAACCCCCATTTTGTGAAGTCCGCTTTGGCCCGTCACAATCAGTGGGATATTATTTCTCTCGTTTCCGAGGCCGGGATTGAATATGAAGAGCGCGAAGACGGACAGCTTTTCACTCTTGAGGGGGCGGGGCTGATTGCCGGACTACTGGTTTCCAAATGCCACCGTGCGGGCGTGGAAACACTTATGAATCGTGAGATTGAATCAATCAGCGGGGAAGGTCCGTTTGTGGTCAAGAGCGGGGGGCAGAGTTTTGAGGCTCCTGCGCTTGTTGTTGCACTGGGTTCTCCTGCATGGCCCCAAGTGGGCGCGACTCCGTTCGGTTACAAAATTGCGGAGCAGTACGGTTTGAAAACCATTCCGGCCCGGCCTTCCTTGGTTCCGTTTACTATCGGCGGACGTGACGGGAAGTTTTGCAAGGAACTTAGCGGCAATGCTCTGCCTGTTTCGATTGAATGCGAAGGGCGTGTTTTCCGCAGTGATATGCTATTCACCCACAAGGGTATTTCCGGTCCGGCTGTACTCCAGATTTCCAATTACTGGCGGCGCGGGTCAGCACTGACTATCAATCTGTTGCCTGCTCACGATATTTCGGAACTGCTTGAAGCACATCGGACTGAGAATGTTGCTCTGAAAAATTTCCTTGCCCGTTACTTCACTCGCAAAATGGTCGAACTGCTGCTTGATGGGCAGGATTCAGATACCGCAATCAGCCAGTTGACTAAGGAGCGCAGGCTTGCCCTTGCTGAGCGCATCCATTCATGGATGGTCAAGCCGCAGGGAACCGAAGGATTCGCAAAAGCCGAAGTCGCTTCCGGCGGAGTGGATACTGACGAAATTTCATCAAAGACCATGGAATCCAAAAAGGTTCCGGGATTGTATTTCATTGGCGAAGTGCTGGATGTAACCGGCTGGCTGGGCGGCTATAATCTGCAATGGGCATGGTCTTCGGGGTACGCGGCTGCGCAATTTGTTTAG
- a CDS encoding tetratricopeptide repeat protein — protein sequence MRRGNGFVRVFSGMMLALILVLGVCGGVWAEETKASSKATPEQINKIERKLFSIESDITEIKNFQVNNSGQMWFERTKEQAEHVREWVDEKKISSEKWANTLSVISSFMGAWVTVFGIAVTVLGYFIVKQQKNTAKEASEAFEKELSQTKAEFKRNAKEQKETIETDKKEFEKKLEELITEKHAEINELVKKCEELKLICEKNACKSDELLSEQEQTVKDFKDNHDAHDMDNDTKEAVKDVASSKPNELYTHLKAKALRHEMNEEWDKAILIWTSIEQEFPNNKDANYKIGSLTWNIAEKESNITAKQKLLDIADNSLKKASLITPSDPYVWNNWGWIKYQKGLQLEEDKRNHYFSLALDKYQKAIELGNNSYAWSNKAALLSNKAQLPPYSINSPSKDLLSEAKDAASHATPYETKRGCYALATVAAMEKNQSECIKWLELGKTNPKFPNSESLQKDKLFETVRNEQWFKDFLEELRQEEQEAAAKQAESDEDKDNA from the coding sequence ATGCGTCGGGGAAATGGATTTGTTCGTGTCTTTTCGGGGATGATGCTCGCCCTTATTTTGGTTTTGGGGGTTTGTGGGGGAGTTTGGGCTGAGGAAACGAAAGCTTCATCGAAAGCCACTCCCGAACAGATTAATAAAATTGAACGGAAGCTATTCAGCATTGAAAGCGATATTACTGAGATAAAGAATTTTCAGGTTAATAATAGCGGGCAGATGTGGTTTGAGCGGACTAAGGAGCAGGCAGAGCATGTTCGGGAATGGGTAGATGAGAAAAAAATCAGTTCCGAAAAGTGGGCCAATACTCTGTCAGTGATCTCAAGTTTTATGGGAGCCTGGGTAACGGTCTTCGGTATAGCCGTGACTGTTTTGGGCTATTTCATTGTCAAGCAACAAAAGAATACTGCAAAAGAAGCCAGTGAAGCTTTTGAAAAAGAACTAAGTCAAACCAAAGCTGAGTTCAAACGAAATGCTAAAGAACAAAAAGAGACAATAGAAACCGACAAAAAAGAATTCGAAAAAAAGCTGGAAGAACTCATCACAGAAAAACATGCAGAAATTAATGAGTTGGTCAAAAAATGTGAAGAGCTTAAATTAATTTGCGAAAAGAATGCTTGCAAATCAGATGAACTTCTTAGTGAACAAGAACAAACGGTTAAAGACTTTAAGGACAACCATGATGCTCATGACATGGACAATGACACTAAAGAAGCAGTAAAAGATGTAGCATCAAGTAAACCTAACGAATTATATACTCACCTCAAAGCAAAAGCTCTTAGACATGAGATGAATGAAGAATGGGATAAAGCTATACTGATCTGGACTAGTATTGAGCAAGAATTTCCTAACAACAAAGATGCTAACTATAAGATAGGTTCTCTAACGTGGAACATTGCTGAAAAAGAATCAAATATAACCGCTAAACAGAAACTATTAGACATAGCGGATAACAGCCTTAAAAAGGCATCATTGATTACACCTTCTGACCCATATGTGTGGAATAATTGGGGGTGGATTAAATATCAGAAAGGACTTCAATTAGAAGAGGACAAAAGAAATCATTACTTTTCTTTAGCTCTAGACAAATATCAAAAAGCAATTGAATTGGGCAATAATTCATATGCATGGAGCAATAAAGCAGCCCTTCTTTCCAACAAAGCGCAACTTCCTCCGTATTCTATAAATTCACCTAGTAAGGACTTACTCTCTGAAGCCAAGGACGCAGCTTCGCACGCAACCCCCTACGAAACTAAAAGGGGATGCTATGCCCTTGCTACTGTAGCTGCTATGGAGAAAAATCAATCTGAGTGCATAAAATGGCTAGAACTTGGCAAAACAAACCCCAAATTTCCTAATTCGGAATCATTACAGAAAGACAAACTTTTTGAAACTGTCCGCAACGAACAATGGTTCAAAGACTTCCTCGAAGAACTCCGCCAAGAAGAACAAGAAGCCGCAGCCAAGCAAGCTGAATCAGACGAAGACAAAGATAACGCATAA